A DNA window from Phycisphaerales bacterium contains the following coding sequences:
- a CDS encoding class I SAM-dependent methyltransferase, with the protein MNASEAPLDDWAPLEPVLRQSQISALRRWLESRPAAARQVLDLGCGDGSVLEQLAPLSTRAVGVDVDPRARKAARQRLSRASRPARGHQRVQIIDADFTDSRQASRIPGRFDLILCLGHTWMLVTEDDTAAEVFSRMNGTLEDGGALVIDNFPGELWSLVESGDWQTGLSEDGSCQMILDAQRGLIALRCGDEIDEACEHFKDSDTLHRLWRTDELAALAQRAGFQPPRVEEAHHLIWFDCDGGSG; encoded by the coding sequence ATGAACGCATCCGAGGCCCCTCTCGATGATTGGGCTCCACTCGAGCCCGTGCTACGGCAGTCGCAGATTTCCGCGCTTCGCCGCTGGCTGGAGAGCCGGCCCGCCGCCGCGCGGCAGGTGCTTGATCTGGGCTGCGGCGACGGATCGGTGCTCGAGCAACTGGCCCCCCTCAGCACGCGCGCGGTCGGCGTCGATGTCGATCCGCGAGCCCGTAAGGCGGCGCGGCAGCGGCTGAGCAGAGCATCGCGCCCAGCCCGCGGCCACCAGCGCGTGCAGATCATTGACGCCGATTTCACCGATTCCCGGCAGGCCTCGCGCATCCCCGGCCGATTTGATCTCATCCTCTGCCTCGGCCACACGTGGATGCTGGTGACCGAGGACGACACGGCCGCCGAAGTGTTCAGCCGTATGAACGGCACGCTGGAAGACGGCGGCGCGCTGGTCATCGACAACTTCCCGGGCGAACTGTGGTCGCTCGTCGAATCCGGCGACTGGCAGACAGGGTTGAGCGAAGACGGCTCGTGCCAGATGATCCTCGATGCCCAGCGCGGCCTCATCGCGCTGCGCTGCGGCGATGAGATTGATGAGGCTTGCGAGCACTTCAAGGACAGCGACACGCTGCATCGCCTGTGGCGCACGGATGAACTGGCAGCGCTGGCGCAGCGCGCGGGGTTCCAGCCGCCGCGCGTCGAAGAGGCGCATCATCTCATCTGGTTTGATTGCGATGGCGGATCAGGCTGA
- the hutH gene encoding histidine ammonia-lyase, with protein sequence MSQPLVLDGQGLSTDDVAAVARGGRQVRLGAAGRAALERSRAVVERALSTGDAIYGVNTGFGSLARQRIAPDQVRQVQQNLIRSHSAGIGEPLSESVVRSMLLLLAASLCRGCSGVRPVVVERLVDLLNHRIVPVVPSRGSVGASGDLAPLAHCALTLIGEGHAMHEGAYKPAGKALADAGLKPIALEAKEGLALINGTHLMAALAALALDDLGRLIDAAVVAAAMSIDACLATDAFLDDRLHAARHQVGQRLIAERLRKCLSGSQIIPSHKIDDPRVQDPYSLRCCPQVLGAALDTIEHVRTIVERELQGVSDNPLVFAGQDGQADAIISGGNFHGLPLALAMDAAAIAVAHIAGISERRVYYLLAASDSENPLNPYLSPQPGLHSGLMIVQYTAAACCNEIQTLCAPASVANIPTSAGQEDYNSFGPNAGYKLRRAVELATSVIAIELLCSAEALEYHRPLRSGAVVEAAHETVRSVVARLTADRPMTADIEAITKLIRSGRIGG encoded by the coding sequence ATGAGCCAGCCGCTGGTGCTCGACGGGCAAGGACTCTCGACGGATGACGTCGCGGCGGTGGCGCGCGGCGGGCGGCAGGTGCGCCTCGGCGCTGCCGGCCGCGCCGCACTCGAGCGCAGCCGAGCCGTCGTCGAACGCGCCCTGAGCACCGGCGACGCCATCTACGGCGTCAATACCGGCTTTGGCAGCCTCGCCCGACAGCGCATCGCGCCCGACCAGGTCCGCCAGGTGCAGCAGAACCTCATCCGCTCCCACTCCGCAGGCATCGGCGAACCGCTCAGCGAGAGCGTCGTGCGGTCCATGCTGCTGCTGCTGGCCGCGAGCCTGTGCCGCGGCTGCTCGGGTGTGCGGCCCGTCGTCGTCGAGCGGCTCGTGGACCTGCTCAACCATCGGATCGTTCCCGTGGTGCCGTCGCGCGGCTCGGTTGGCGCCTCGGGCGACCTGGCGCCGCTGGCTCACTGCGCGCTCACGCTCATCGGCGAAGGCCACGCCATGCACGAAGGCGCCTACAAGCCCGCGGGCAAGGCCCTCGCCGACGCCGGCCTCAAGCCCATCGCGCTTGAAGCCAAAGAAGGTCTCGCGCTGATCAACGGCACGCACCTCATGGCGGCGCTCGCGGCACTGGCGCTCGACGACCTCGGCCGGCTCATCGACGCGGCCGTCGTCGCCGCAGCCATGTCCATCGACGCCTGCCTCGCGACCGACGCGTTTCTCGATGACCGCCTCCACGCAGCGCGGCACCAGGTCGGCCAGCGCCTCATCGCCGAGCGCCTGCGAAAGTGCCTCAGCGGCAGTCAGATCATCCCGTCGCACAAGATCGATGATCCGCGCGTGCAGGATCCGTATTCGCTGCGCTGCTGCCCGCAAGTGCTCGGCGCCGCGCTGGACACCATCGAGCACGTGCGCACGATTGTGGAGCGAGAACTGCAGGGTGTATCCGACAATCCGCTGGTCTTTGCGGGTCAGGATGGACAGGCCGATGCGATCATCAGCGGCGGCAACTTCCACGGCCTGCCGCTGGCGCTGGCGATGGATGCCGCCGCCATCGCGGTGGCCCACATTGCCGGCATCAGCGAGCGGCGCGTGTACTACCTGCTCGCCGCGAGCGACAGCGAAAACCCGCTGAATCCCTACCTTTCACCCCAGCCGGGCCTGCACTCGGGCCTGATGATCGTGCAGTACACGGCCGCGGCCTGCTGCAACGAGATCCAGACGCTGTGCGCGCCGGCGAGCGTGGCGAACATCCCCACCTCGGCCGGCCAGGAAGATTACAACTCGTTCGGGCCCAACGCGGGCTACAAACTCCGCCGGGCAGTCGAACTGGCGACGAGCGTGATCGCGATCGAACTGCTCTGCTCGGCCGAGGCGCTCGAGTACCACCGGCCGCTGCGCAGCGGCGCTGTGGTGGAGGCAGCGCACGAAACGGTGCGCAGCGTCGTGGCGCGCCTGACTGCCGACCGCCCGATGACGGCGGACATCGAAGCCATTACGAAACTGATCCGGTCAGGCCGGATCGGCGGTTAG
- a CDS encoding nuclear transport factor 2 family protein gives MDMFNRGLLHEIEAKWWSPGIVSIEGMGQAWDGRAAVDGKNQWWAQTNRMVAGSAEGPFVGATGFAVKFHLEVEEIATGRRSIMDEVGVYTVKDGKIVQEEFMYGAPPAASA, from the coding sequence GTGGACATGTTCAATCGCGGCCTGCTTCACGAGATCGAAGCAAAGTGGTGGTCGCCCGGAATCGTTTCGATTGAGGGCATGGGCCAGGCGTGGGACGGTCGCGCCGCCGTGGATGGCAAGAACCAGTGGTGGGCTCAGACCAACCGCATGGTCGCGGGCAGCGCGGAAGGCCCCTTCGTCGGCGCGACCGGCTTTGCCGTGAAGTTTCACCTCGAAGTCGAGGAGATCGCCACCGGCCGGCGCAGCATCATGGATGAAGTCGGCGTGTACACCGTCAAGGACGGCAAGATCGTGCAGGAAGAGTTCATGTACGGCGCGCCGCCCGCGGCCTCAGCCTGA
- a CDS encoding isochorismatase family protein, with product MPLARLKPETTCLLIIDVQERLTGEMIESERLVERCRFLARCAGVLGLPVAVTEQYVKGLGHTVRPISEALPPGTPVFEKTRFSACVEPVRNWLVSAGRPNVLICGIEAHVCVLQTGLDLLHLGKLVFAVSDAISGGEADQIAPALRRLERGGAAITGCVSATYELLRDAGHPQFRECLTLVKEIRTGPQC from the coding sequence ATGCCTCTGGCGCGACTCAAACCGGAAACGACCTGCCTGCTGATCATCGATGTGCAGGAGCGGCTGACTGGCGAGATGATTGAGTCGGAGCGTCTGGTCGAGCGCTGCCGTTTTCTGGCCCGCTGCGCCGGCGTGCTCGGCCTGCCGGTGGCCGTGACAGAGCAATACGTCAAGGGCTTGGGACACACGGTGAGGCCCATCTCCGAGGCGCTGCCGCCCGGAACGCCGGTGTTCGAAAAGACGCGTTTCAGCGCCTGCGTGGAGCCCGTGCGAAACTGGCTGGTGAGCGCTGGCCGGCCAAATGTGCTGATCTGCGGCATCGAGGCCCACGTCTGTGTGCTGCAAACCGGGCTCGATCTGCTGCATTTGGGGAAACTCGTTTTTGCGGTTTCAGACGCGATTTCAGGCGGCGAGGCGGATCAGATCGCCCCGGCACTGCGGCGCCTGGAGAGGGGAGGGGCGGCGATAACCGGTTGTGTATCAGCGACTTACGAGTTATTGCGCGACGCCGGCCACCCGCAGTTCCGCGAGTGCCTCACGCTGGTGAAGGAAATCCGCACAGGCCCCCAATGCTGA